GACGGGGAGTCGGCGACAGGGGAGCCCATGACACAGGTGACCGACCACGGCGGAGGCGTCCGCTCCCTGCAGGTCCCGATCCCGGACAACCCGCTCGGCCACACGCTGGTGTACGTCGTCGACACCGACCGCGGCCCGGTGCTGATCGACACCGGCTGGGACGACCCGGACTCCTGGGACACCCTCACGGAGGGCCTCACGGCCTGCGGCACCTCGGCCGCCGAGATCCACGGCGTGGTCATCACCCACCACCACCCGGACCACCACGGGCTGTCCGGCCGGGTCCGTCAGGCGTCGGGCGCGTGGATCGCGATGCACGCGGCGGACACCGCGGTCGTACGGCGGACCCGGGAGGCCCGCCCCGAGCGCTGGTTCACGTACATGGCGGCCAAGCTCACCGCCGCCGGTGCGCCCGAGGAGCACATCGCGCCCCTGCGGCAGCCCCGCCACCGCACCCTGCCCGGCCTCTCCCCCGCCCTGCCCGACCGCGACATCGCCCCCGGCGAACTCCTGGCACTGCCCGGCCGCCGGCTGCGCGCGATCTGGACCCCGGGGCACACGCCGGGCCATGTCTGCCTCCACCTGGAGGAGGACCATCCGGCCCGGCTCCCGGGCCGGGGGCGCCTGTTCTCCGGCGACCACCTGCTGCCCGAGATCACCCCGCACATCGGCCTCTACGAGGATCCCGAGGACACCACGGTCACCGACCCCCTGGGCGACTACCTCGACTCCCTGGAACGCGTCGGCCGGCTGGCCCCCGCCGAGATCCTCCCGGCCCACCAGTACCCGTTCTCCGACGCCGGCGCCCGCGTACGGGAGTTGCTCACCCACCACGAGTCCCGCCTGACCGGCCTGCTGGCCCTGCTCGCCGAGCCCCTCACCCCCTGGCAGCTCGCCGAGCGCATGGAGTGGAACCGTCCCTGGTCCGAGATCCCGTACGGCTCCCGCACCATCGCCGTCTCGGAGGCCGAGGCGCATCTGCGGCGCCTGGTGAAGCTGGGACGGGCGGAGGCGGTGCCGGGGAGCGAGCCGGTGACATACGTGGCGGTGTGAGAGGGCCGCCCAGTCCGGCTCGGACTGCGAGGACTCCGGCCGAACGTGCCCGCGTCATACGGCCCTTGACGCTGTGCGGCGCCCCTAGGATGGTCGGAAGCAACGCTCGCACCGGGAGAGATGCCCATGGGCACCGAAGAGGCCGCACGCACGACGACCGGCGGCGGGGCCCTGGACGGCGGGTGCGCCGGGCCCATGGTGCCGC
The Streptomyces tuirus genome window above contains:
- a CDS encoding MBL fold metallo-hydrolase; amino-acid sequence: MTQVTDHGGGVRSLQVPIPDNPLGHTLVYVVDTDRGPVLIDTGWDDPDSWDTLTEGLTACGTSAAEIHGVVITHHHPDHHGLSGRVRQASGAWIAMHAADTAVVRRTREARPERWFTYMAAKLTAAGAPEEHIAPLRQPRHRTLPGLSPALPDRDIAPGELLALPGRRLRAIWTPGHTPGHVCLHLEEDHPARLPGRGRLFSGDHLLPEITPHIGLYEDPEDTTVTDPLGDYLDSLERVGRLAPAEILPAHQYPFSDAGARVRELLTHHESRLTGLLALLAEPLTPWQLAERMEWNRPWSEIPYGSRTIAVSEAEAHLRRLVKLGRAEAVPGSEPVTYVAV